A single region of the Streptomyces virginiae genome encodes:
- a CDS encoding nitrilase-related carbon-nitrogen hydrolase yields MTSYALLTSFGSPLGSPGRTQPGEREPLRVGLVQMRWYADAAEHDDRLREGVALAAAQGATIVCLPELTRSPYFCNTDDPMADGAARYLEDVETGPTVALAAELATTLGITVHASLYERAEDGGLGYNTAVCVDSDGKLIARTRKNHIPAFPGYREDLCFRPGDSGFPVVAHEGARFGFPTCWDEWFPELARAYSLAGAEILVHPTAIGSEVDLPDFDTRPMWEHAITANGLANALFAVVPNRVGTEGRSTFYGSSFISDPYGRVMLRAPRDREAVLVADLDLDQRRDWLEFGLMRTRRPGLYGSLTERLDAGA; encoded by the coding sequence GTGACCTCTTACGCGCTCCTCACCTCCTTCGGATCCCCGCTCGGCTCGCCGGGCCGCACCCAGCCCGGCGAGCGCGAACCGCTGCGCGTCGGCCTCGTCCAGATGCGCTGGTACGCCGACGCCGCCGAGCACGACGACCGGCTCCGCGAGGGCGTGGCGCTGGCCGCCGCGCAGGGTGCCACGATCGTCTGCCTCCCCGAGCTCACCCGTAGCCCCTACTTCTGCAACACCGACGACCCCATGGCCGACGGCGCCGCCCGCTACCTGGAGGACGTGGAGACCGGCCCCACCGTCGCCCTCGCGGCGGAGCTGGCCACCACGCTCGGCATCACCGTCCACGCCTCCCTCTACGAGCGCGCGGAGGACGGCGGCCTCGGCTACAACACCGCCGTCTGTGTGGACTCCGACGGCAAGCTGATCGCCCGGACCCGTAAGAACCACATCCCCGCGTTCCCCGGCTACCGCGAGGACCTGTGCTTCCGCCCCGGCGACAGCGGCTTCCCCGTCGTCGCCCACGAGGGCGCCCGCTTCGGCTTCCCCACCTGCTGGGACGAGTGGTTCCCCGAGCTCGCCCGCGCCTACTCCCTGGCTGGCGCCGAGATCCTCGTCCACCCCACCGCCATCGGCTCCGAGGTCGACCTGCCCGACTTCGACACCCGCCCCATGTGGGAGCACGCCATCACCGCCAACGGCCTGGCCAACGCCCTCTTCGCCGTCGTGCCCAACCGCGTCGGCACCGAGGGCCGCTCCACCTTCTACGGCTCCTCCTTCATCTCCGACCCCTACGGCCGCGTCATGCTGCGCGCCCCGCGCGACCGCGAGGCGGTCCTCGTCGCCGACCTCGACCTCGACCAGCGCCGCGACTGGCTGGAGTTCGGCCTCATGCGCACCCGCCGCCCCGGGCTCTACGGCAGCCTCACCGAACGGCTGGACGCGGGAGCCTAG
- a CDS encoding PIG-L family deacetylase, whose amino-acid sequence MSLARRTRLAALLAAFSVGTAGVTAWAYGHETEHPHIPPAAVIAASVTEGSALQVVAHPDDDLFFMNPDLSRSISTGIKVTTVYLTSGESDGRNEAHSPHLQDAAGPADRAAYAEARQNGIRAAYAQMATGDRAGAWQRKAVPTAGGGSAEVDILVARPEVNLVWMELREARSISGDNPESLRGLWDGRTPALGAQLTSGTPVKDWFSYTKDQAVAAIAGVFEAYRPTTIRTQDPTPGRADGGGAFLDHQDHMYGARFVQAAVERYATTTDRPHFSVQNYVSYPNSSLPPTLDPQTAEEKLGYLKTYAWTDHQDWCGSPAGCGDRKTATRPTGAGWSQTIRYSRGDGTSWMTEGVSGRLWAFAALDGRMAYWSRSGPQALWQGPEFLPGDGIDSGAAAVRLWDGRIGVFATRTTLGATPQEYGREIVYAVQDTVDGAFGPWRSLGTPDTVDLPGTSAISGLSVAVDDEGRMTVYVRDSRRTLRARAQETPGGDFGAWQTLGGSGLQGDPVTATDASGRRHVYAATAGSVLAWVQPAPDAPFDGPVSTGLPQTTGTLSVRPEGDGVRVFFRRPGIGTVATSLARAAGPAPEFSPVAEAGGLGGYGAVGIAGDLLAGRAGAGTVGVVATDAPQPWQESRMLYTGAPAGVTEGAGTAVAAALGLDADLHVITTAPAGGTTPPGSRTPAPWHRAVQPWTLAQAGRPGSTVAGGQPPR is encoded by the coding sequence ATGTCCCTGGCCCGCCGCACCCGACTCGCGGCCCTGCTCGCCGCGTTCTCCGTCGGCACCGCCGGCGTGACGGCCTGGGCCTACGGACACGAAACCGAGCACCCGCACATACCCCCCGCGGCGGTGATCGCCGCGAGCGTGACCGAGGGCTCCGCCCTCCAGGTCGTCGCGCACCCCGACGACGACCTCTTCTTCATGAACCCCGACCTCAGCCGTTCCATATCGACCGGCATCAAGGTCACCACCGTCTACCTGACCTCCGGCGAGTCCGACGGCAGGAACGAGGCCCACAGCCCGCACCTCCAGGACGCCGCCGGCCCCGCCGACCGCGCCGCCTACGCCGAGGCCCGCCAGAACGGCATACGCGCGGCCTACGCGCAGATGGCCACCGGCGACCGCGCCGGCGCCTGGCAGCGCAAGGCCGTACCCACCGCCGGCGGCGGCAGTGCCGAGGTCGACATCCTGGTCGCCCGTCCCGAGGTCAACCTCGTGTGGATGGAGCTGCGCGAGGCCCGCAGCATCTCCGGCGACAACCCCGAGAGCCTCCGAGGCCTGTGGGACGGCCGGACCCCCGCCCTGGGCGCCCAGCTGACCTCCGGGACGCCGGTCAAGGACTGGTTCTCCTACACCAAGGACCAGGCCGTGGCCGCCATAGCGGGCGTGTTCGAGGCGTACCGGCCGACGACGATACGGACGCAGGACCCGACCCCCGGCCGGGCGGACGGCGGCGGCGCCTTCCTCGACCACCAGGACCACATGTACGGCGCCCGCTTCGTGCAGGCCGCCGTCGAGCGCTACGCCACGACCACGGACCGGCCGCACTTCTCGGTCCAGAACTACGTGAGCTACCCGAACAGCTCCCTGCCGCCGACCCTCGACCCGCAGACGGCCGAGGAGAAGCTCGGCTACCTCAAGACCTACGCCTGGACCGACCACCAGGACTGGTGCGGCAGCCCCGCCGGCTGCGGCGACCGCAAGACCGCGACCCGACCCACCGGCGCCGGCTGGAGCCAGACCATCCGCTACAGCCGCGGTGACGGCACCTCCTGGATGACCGAGGGCGTCTCCGGGCGACTGTGGGCGTTCGCCGCGCTGGACGGCCGCATGGCGTACTGGTCGCGCAGCGGCCCGCAGGCCCTCTGGCAGGGCCCCGAGTTCCTGCCCGGCGACGGCATCGACTCCGGGGCCGCGGCCGTCCGCCTCTGGGACGGCCGGATCGGCGTGTTCGCCACCCGCACCACCCTGGGCGCGACGCCCCAGGAGTACGGCCGGGAGATCGTCTACGCCGTCCAGGACACGGTCGACGGCGCATTCGGCCCGTGGCGGTCGCTGGGTACCCCGGACACCGTGGACCTGCCCGGCACCTCGGCGATCAGCGGCCTGTCCGTCGCCGTCGACGACGAGGGCCGGATGACGGTGTACGTCCGCGACTCCCGGCGGACGCTGCGCGCCCGCGCACAGGAGACCCCGGGCGGCGACTTCGGGGCCTGGCAGACCCTGGGCGGATCCGGCCTCCAGGGCGATCCGGTCACCGCCACCGACGCCTCGGGGCGCCGCCACGTGTACGCGGCCACGGCCGGGTCCGTACTGGCCTGGGTCCAGCCGGCGCCGGACGCCCCCTTCGACGGCCCCGTGTCCACCGGGCTGCCCCAGACGACGGGCACGCTCTCGGTGCGCCCCGAGGGCGACGGCGTCCGTGTGTTCTTCCGCCGGCCCGGCATCGGCACCGTCGCCACGAGCCTGGCCCGCGCGGCCGGGCCCGCGCCCGAGTTCTCCCCGGTCGCCGAGGCCGGCGGCCTCGGCGGCTACGGCGCCGTGGGCATAGCGGGCGACCTCCTCGCCGGCCGGGCGGGCGCCGGCACGGTCGGGGTCGTGGCCACCGACGCTCCGCAGCCCTGGCAGGAGTCCCGGATGCTGTACACGGGCGCCCCGGCCGGTGTGACCGAAGGAGCCGGTACGGCCGTCGCCGCGGCGCTCGGCCTCGACGCCGATCTGCACGTGATCACGACGGCCCCCGCGGGAGGCACCACGCCGCCCGGCAGCCGGACCCCCGCCCCGTGGCACCGCGCCGTCCAGCCCTGGACCCTCGCCCAGGCCGGCCGCCCGGGCTCGACCGTCGCCGGGGGACAACCCCCGCGCTGA
- a CDS encoding DUF6056 family protein: MSTAATEGNRRFVRRLLPVAGGCLVAAAGALIAIGCFLGLYVRPTSDDWCAAWKSRDMGVLGITHDFYATQNGRITNAFLSGIIYGDGLAGVKILPTVIAVVLTVGLVLLGIQFLRCLGVKPPVLLLLAAALAVQALIYFGGTRSYQVLLWAPATISHTIPSVIGVWALLLGIWTVRQPRAPVRAGGFAAAFLIGFAIGTLSESFSLVSGLLAACVGLLAVPRLGLARTWHPFTWCLLWCFGVVCGLVVLTTSPGARWRRAQQPAKESMLSAGELRGTYEDWLRMWDTVTGQWAYLGAAAVGLLLGLGAGLAARVPAPGKRESGRAVPRPMLVALLLLPVLVVVLGSFAVVVGLRSGYGPTGWTYARTWTNYLVPMELALCAYGVLLGVWARRFLAGRGVAVALPVGIVVAAGLALASLAVLVPSVKQLTTATVTRAVAWDAQNFRIRTEAARGATDLGYEPIYIGSLAEPFFTSDYRRDWVAACVSSWYGIERIHRL, encoded by the coding sequence ATGAGCACTGCTGCGACCGAGGGGAATCGCCGGTTCGTCCGCAGGCTCCTGCCGGTCGCGGGCGGTTGCCTCGTGGCGGCGGCCGGCGCCCTGATCGCCATCGGCTGCTTCCTCGGCCTCTACGTACGCCCCACCTCGGACGACTGGTGCGCCGCCTGGAAGTCCCGCGACATGGGCGTCCTCGGCATCACCCACGACTTCTACGCCACCCAGAACGGCCGGATCACCAACGCCTTCCTGAGCGGCATCATCTACGGCGACGGACTCGCCGGGGTGAAGATCCTGCCGACCGTCATCGCCGTCGTCCTCACCGTCGGCCTGGTGCTGCTCGGGATCCAGTTCCTGCGGTGCCTCGGCGTGAAACCTCCGGTACTGCTCCTGCTCGCCGCCGCCCTGGCCGTCCAGGCCCTGATCTACTTCGGCGGCACCCGCAGCTATCAGGTCCTGCTGTGGGCCCCGGCCACGATCTCCCACACCATCCCGAGCGTCATCGGGGTATGGGCGCTCCTCCTGGGCATCTGGACCGTCCGGCAGCCCCGGGCTCCCGTCCGCGCGGGCGGCTTCGCCGCGGCGTTCCTGATCGGGTTCGCGATCGGCACCCTGAGCGAGTCGTTCTCCCTCGTCAGCGGCCTTCTCGCGGCTTGCGTGGGACTGCTGGCCGTTCCCCGCCTGGGGCTGGCACGGACCTGGCATCCGTTCACCTGGTGCCTGCTCTGGTGCTTCGGGGTCGTCTGCGGGCTGGTCGTGCTCACCACGTCCCCCGGCGCCCGATGGCGCCGCGCCCAGCAGCCCGCCAAGGAGTCCATGCTCTCCGCGGGCGAACTCCGAGGCACCTACGAGGACTGGCTGCGGATGTGGGACACCGTCACCGGCCAGTGGGCCTACCTCGGAGCCGCCGCCGTCGGCCTCCTGCTGGGCCTGGGTGCCGGGCTCGCGGCGCGCGTGCCCGCCCCCGGGAAGCGGGAGTCGGGCCGGGCCGTCCCGCGCCCGATGCTGGTCGCCCTCCTGCTGCTGCCGGTGCTCGTGGTGGTGCTGGGGTCGTTCGCGGTGGTGGTGGGGCTGCGGAGCGGCTACGGACCGACCGGATGGACGTACGCCCGGACCTGGACCAACTACCTCGTACCGATGGAACTCGCGCTGTGCGCCTACGGGGTCCTGCTGGGCGTGTGGGCCCGCCGGTTCCTGGCGGGCCGGGGCGTCGCAGTGGCCCTACCGGTGGGCATCGTGGTCGCGGCCGGACTGGCACTGGCCTCGCTGGCGGTCCTCGTCCCGAGCGTCAAGCAGCTCACCACCGCCACGGTCACCCGGGCGGTGGCCTGGGACGCGCAGAACTTCCGCATCCGGACCGAGGCCGCCAGGGGTGCCACCGACCTCGGGTACGAGCCGATCTACATCGGGAGCCTGGCCGAGCCCTTCTTCACGTCCGACTACCGCCGGGACTGGGTCGCGGCCTGTGTCTCCAGCTGGTACGGCATCGAACGGATCCACCGCCTGTGA
- a CDS encoding methyltransferase domain-containing protein has product MAVVVMQPTAGQAPPAVSRVLAAAGLASRTVPLADDAGPSAGLAGVEGLIVLGAADPALLREALAAEVPVLALEPGTRLLVRAAGGAPGGRPDATPDRPPVELTRAAGSDPLFAAATRPSPGLRPACDPLELPADAVVLASCDGYPEQAFRIGASAWGVRFLPQELPLGPWGEQLLGRFATLVAARAEHTATRAFFTRRADAWEERFAYQAPAYEAAVARLRLAPGGRAMDLGCGTGRAMPALRAQVGPDGHVLGVDLTPAMLAAAARHGRTGHGHLLAADCTRLPLAGASVDGIFSAGLLDHLPDPAAALREWARVTAADGVLLLFHPSGRVERAARHGRPLDPDDLLAEGNLRRTLRTTGWHLDEYEDGAGHFLARAVPRG; this is encoded by the coding sequence ATGGCGGTCGTCGTCATGCAGCCCACGGCCGGGCAGGCTCCCCCCGCCGTGAGCAGGGTGCTCGCCGCGGCGGGCCTGGCCTCCCGGACCGTCCCGCTCGCGGACGACGCCGGTCCGTCGGCCGGCCTCGCCGGGGTGGAGGGCCTGATCGTCCTGGGCGCCGCCGATCCGGCCCTCCTCCGGGAAGCCCTCGCCGCGGAGGTGCCCGTACTGGCCCTGGAGCCCGGTACGCGCCTACTGGTACGGGCGGCGGGCGGCGCCCCGGGCGGCCGACCCGACGCCACCCCCGACCGCCCCCCGGTGGAACTCACCCGGGCGGCGGGCTCCGACCCGCTGTTCGCCGCGGCCACTCGACCCTCGCCCGGCCTCAGACCGGCCTGCGACCCCCTGGAACTGCCCGCCGACGCCGTGGTCCTGGCCTCCTGCGACGGGTACCCGGAGCAGGCGTTCCGGATCGGCGCCAGCGCCTGGGGCGTCCGCTTCCTGCCGCAGGAGCTTCCCCTGGGTCCCTGGGGCGAGCAGCTCCTCGGCCGGTTCGCCACCCTTGTCGCGGCCCGCGCCGAACACACCGCCACCCGGGCCTTCTTCACCCGGCGGGCCGATGCGTGGGAGGAGCGGTTCGCGTATCAGGCCCCTGCCTACGAGGCCGCGGTCGCCCGGCTGCGGCTGGCACCCGGCGGGCGGGCGATGGACCTCGGCTGCGGCACCGGACGGGCCATGCCCGCGCTCCGGGCCCAGGTCGGGCCGGACGGTCATGTGCTCGGCGTCGACCTCACCCCGGCCATGCTGGCCGCCGCCGCCCGGCACGGCCGCACCGGCCACGGGCACCTCCTCGCCGCCGACTGCACCCGGCTCCCGCTGGCCGGCGCGTCCGTGGACGGCATCTTCTCGGCGGGGCTGCTCGACCACCTCCCGGACCCGGCCGCCGCCCTGCGCGAATGGGCTCGCGTCACCGCGGCCGACGGGGTCCTGCTGCTCTTCCACCCCTCGGGTCGCGTGGAACGCGCCGCCCGGCACGGCCGCCCCCTCGACCCCGACGACCTCCTCGCCGAGGGCAACCTGCGCCGCACCCTTCGGACCACGGGCTGGCACCTGGACGAGTACGAGGACGGCGCCGGTCACTTCCTGGCCCGTGCGGTGCCGCGCGGCTGA
- a CDS encoding TOBE domain-containing protein: MALTLDHTGAAPSAIAGSAAACDGPAGGRLEPVHRGREVALATGPVEGISIRNQLAGTVTDVATGGAMGSVKVSVEGGELTAAITKDAVEALGLASGTSVVALIKSTEISLAAA; this comes from the coding sequence GTGGCCTTGACGCTGGACCACACCGGGGCGGCGCCGTCGGCGATCGCCGGCTCGGCGGCCGCCTGCGACGGACCCGCCGGCGGCCGGCTTGAGCCCGTCCACCGTGGTCGTGAGGTGGCCCTCGCGACCGGCCCGGTCGAGGGCATCTCCATCCGCAACCAGCTCGCGGGCACCGTCACGGACGTCGCGACCGGTGGCGCCATGGGCTCGGTCAAGGTCTCCGTGGAAGGCGGCGAGCTGACCGCCGCGATCACCAAGGACGCCGTCGAGGCCCTCGGCCTGGCCTCCGGTACCTCCGTCGTCGCCCTGATCAAGTCGACCGAGATCTCCCTCGCCGCCGCCTGA
- a CDS encoding molybdopterin-binding protein has translation MRDALGPLLPALIAELGGVTAELGCVPDRSGRLSAAVRAVRDADVVVVTGSTSVGATDQLRRLLADAGARMVVDTVACRPGHPMLLAEQAPDRWVVGLPGNPYAALVAARTLLGPLIAGLSGRALDPLPHVPVHGRARPAPGSTRLVPVTWDGARARIADGHRAAFLQGAAVGDALAAIPSDWADGSAAPLLLTAG, from the coding sequence GTGCGTGATGCCCTCGGGCCGCTGCTCCCGGCCCTGATCGCCGAACTGGGCGGTGTGACCGCGGAGCTGGGGTGCGTACCCGACCGGTCCGGACGGCTGTCCGCGGCCGTGCGGGCGGTGCGGGACGCCGACGTCGTCGTGGTCACCGGCTCCACCTCGGTAGGGGCCACCGACCAGCTGCGCCGGCTGCTCGCCGACGCCGGAGCCCGGATGGTCGTCGACACCGTCGCCTGTCGGCCCGGACATCCGATGCTGCTCGCCGAACAGGCCCCGGACCGTTGGGTGGTGGGGCTGCCCGGCAACCCGTACGCCGCGCTGGTCGCCGCCCGCACCCTGCTCGGCCCGCTGATCGCCGGCCTGTCCGGACGCGCCCTCGATCCCCTGCCGCACGTTCCGGTGCACGGGCGGGCGCGGCCCGCACCCGGATCGACCCGGCTGGTCCCCGTCACCTGGGACGGTGCGCGGGCCCGGATCGCCGACGGGCACCGCGCCGCCTTCCTCCAAGGGGCCGCCGTGGGTGACGCGCTCGCCGCGATCCCCTCGGACTGGGCCGACGGCAGCGCGGCGCCCCTGCTCCTGACGGCCGGCTGA
- a CDS encoding M24 family metallopeptidase produces MSVPDRMDERLRALGLVEAQRMAEALFATTAARGLVVPGRSERAASDRIGDLARELFGTAARLPGPLVRSGPHTLLPYGPETSDRVIGEDDVVVAELGSVLAVSEAGFASTLVFGQDPDKHRLALDLPRMFTACREALLADSRITGRGLHAELQALAATSGWTVAGWHCGHLVGADPSAGVRDVRPDAYICAENDRQLRRTLQGGWQAHWILEIHLVDGRRGFGGSYKRLLDLV; encoded by the coding sequence ATGTCAGTACCCGACCGGATGGACGAACGACTGCGCGCCCTGGGGCTGGTGGAGGCTCAGCGCATGGCCGAGGCCCTCTTCGCCACCACCGCGGCCCGCGGCCTGGTGGTGCCGGGCCGCAGTGAACGCGCGGCGAGCGACCGGATCGGGGACCTGGCGAGAGAGCTGTTCGGCACGGCGGCGCGGCTGCCCGGGCCGCTCGTGCGCTCGGGCCCGCACACGCTGCTCCCTTACGGCCCGGAGACCTCGGACCGGGTCATCGGCGAGGACGACGTCGTCGTCGCCGAACTCGGTTCGGTGCTCGCGGTGTCCGAGGCCGGTTTCGCCTCGACCCTCGTCTTCGGCCAGGACCCGGACAAGCACCGGCTCGCCCTGGACCTGCCGAGGATGTTCACCGCCTGTCGCGAGGCCCTGCTCGCCGACTCCCGCATCACGGGCCGGGGGTTGCACGCCGAGCTTCAGGCGCTCGCGGCCACGTCGGGCTGGACGGTGGCCGGATGGCACTGCGGTCACCTGGTCGGGGCGGACCCCTCGGCGGGCGTCCGGGACGTGCGTCCGGACGCGTACATCTGCGCGGAGAACGACCGGCAGCTGCGGCGGACCCTCCAGGGAGGGTGGCAGGCCCATTGGATCCTGGAGATCCATCTGGTCGACGGGAGGCGCGGCTTCGGCGGCTCGTACAAACGGCTGCTGGACCTCGTCTGA
- a CDS encoding methyltransferase domain-containing protein codes for MTTPTRTPYGGGAIGSLYAGHSPHRRPDERIARCVAEALGDARTVLDVGAVAADLPFGDGEFDASMTLFGVHRWSDVPAGLREMRRVTRGPVVILTCDPAVVRDFWLYRYAPEVLDIEALRHPTVEELASALGGCGTVRTVPIPLDCTGGFDEAYYGRPETLLDPAARQASSAWSFVDDRVREHFDTTLRSDLESGAWDEEFGHLRSRPTYEGSLVIVRATP; via the coding sequence ATGACCACACCCACACGGACCCCGTACGGCGGCGGAGCGATCGGCTCCCTCTACGCCGGCCACTCTCCCCACCGCCGCCCGGACGAGCGCATCGCCCGGTGCGTCGCCGAGGCCCTCGGCGACGCCCGGACCGTCCTCGACGTCGGCGCCGTCGCTGCCGATCTGCCCTTCGGTGACGGCGAGTTCGACGCGTCGATGACCCTGTTCGGCGTCCACCGGTGGTCCGACGTACCGGCGGGGCTGCGCGAGATGCGGCGCGTGACACGGGGGCCGGTGGTCATCCTGACCTGCGACCCGGCCGTGGTACGGGACTTCTGGCTGTACCGGTACGCGCCCGAGGTCCTCGACATCGAGGCCCTGCGCCACCCGACCGTCGAGGAACTGGCCTCCGCCCTCGGAGGCTGCGGCACGGTCCGGACCGTGCCGATCCCCCTGGACTGCACGGGCGGGTTCGACGAGGCCTACTACGGCCGCCCGGAGACCCTGCTCGACCCGGCCGCCCGCCAGGCGAGTTCGGCCTGGAGCTTCGTGGACGACCGGGTCCGCGAGCACTTCGACACCACCCTTCGCTCGGACCTGGAGTCCGGGGCCTGGGACGAGGAATTCGGCCACCTGCGCAGTCGGCCGACCTACGAGGGATCGCTCGTGATCGTGCGTGCGACCCCGTAG